One Bartonella sp. TP genomic window carries:
- the ispG gene encoding flavodoxin-dependent (E)-4-hydroxy-3-methylbut-2-enyl-diphosphate synthase, translating into MQSAATIDQPYYSAAFARHKTVPVKVGNILIGGNNPIVIQSMTNTDTANIKETVEQIVALHKAGSELVRITVDRDDSAKAVAPIVEELAKRSLDVPLIGDFHYNGHVLLSQYPDCAKALAKYRINPGNVGFGEKKDKQFANIIECAQLHGKAIRIGVNWGSLDQELLTSLMNDNIKNSTNLSSKEILYEAMVQSALLSAKFAESLGLARERIILSAKVSQVQDLIAVYTMLAQRSEYALHLGLTEAGMGSKGIVASSASMAILLQQGIGDTIRVSLTPALGGDRCKEVIVAQELLQVMGFRQFMPVVSACPGCGRTTSTVFQSLAEKIQRDIKENMEDWRKKYAGIEKLKVAVMGCIVNGPGESKHADIGISLPGTGEEPAAPVFVEGKKVATLRGNNIAEQFEGFLREYIEKRFKKSDL; encoded by the coding sequence ATGCAGAGCGCAGCAACTATAGATCAGCCATATTATAGCGCGGCTTTTGCTAGGCATAAAACCGTGCCAGTTAAAGTAGGAAATATCCTTATTGGTGGTAATAATCCTATTGTGATACAATCCATGACTAATACCGATACAGCCAATATAAAAGAAACAGTGGAGCAGATTGTTGCGTTGCACAAGGCTGGGTCAGAATTGGTGCGTATTACTGTAGATAGAGATGATTCTGCAAAAGCTGTAGCACCTATAGTTGAAGAATTGGCAAAGCGCTCTTTAGATGTGCCCTTGATAGGAGACTTCCACTATAATGGCCATGTGCTGCTAAGCCAATACCCAGATTGTGCGAAAGCTTTGGCGAAATATCGCATTAATCCTGGCAATGTAGGTTTTGGTGAGAAAAAAGATAAGCAATTTGCGAATATTATTGAGTGTGCTCAGCTTCATGGTAAAGCTATACGTATTGGCGTAAATTGGGGCTCGTTAGATCAAGAATTGCTTACCAGCTTAATGAATGATAATATCAAAAATTCTACGAATTTGAGTTCTAAAGAGATTTTGTATGAAGCTATGGTGCAGTCAGCTTTGTTGTCGGCAAAGTTTGCTGAATCTTTAGGCCTTGCTCGGGAAAGAATAATTTTATCTGCAAAGGTAAGTCAAGTTCAAGACTTAATAGCGGTATATACTATGTTAGCCCAGCGTAGTGAATATGCTTTGCATCTAGGCCTTACAGAGGCCGGAATGGGTTCGAAAGGCATTGTCGCCTCTAGTGCTTCTATGGCGATTTTATTGCAGCAAGGTATAGGGGATACCATACGGGTTTCTTTAACACCGGCGCTTGGTGGGGATCGGTGTAAGGAGGTTATAGTAGCACAAGAATTGCTGCAAGTTATGGGTTTTCGCCAATTTATGCCCGTAGTTTCTGCTTGTCCTGGCTGTGGCCGTACTACCTCTACAGTTTTTCAAAGTTTAGCTGAAAAAATTCAGCGCGATATAAAGGAAAACATGGAGGATTGGCGTAAAAAATATGCTGGCATAGAGAAGCTAAAGGTCGCTGTAATGGGATGTATAGTCAACGGGCCTGGCGAATCTAAGCATGCTGATATAGGGATATCTTTACCGGGGACGGGTGAAGAACCTGCAGCGCCGGTTTTTGTGGAGGGGAAAAAAGTTGCCACGTTGCGTGGTAATAATATAGCGGAGCAATTTGAAGGTTTTTTGCGGGAATATATAGAAAAAAGGTTTAAAAAGAGCGATCTTTAA